Proteins co-encoded in one Brassica oleracea var. oleracea cultivar TO1000 chromosome C4, BOL, whole genome shotgun sequence genomic window:
- the LOC106342046 gene encoding probable inactive protein kinase DDB_G0270444 isoform X1, with amino-acid sequence MIVLLTTWSTAGYIRYQGDRKFLSEIRPQREIVKEDTEFERTALSFYLHECSMLEHITKFAVKTTLDFYSSFSKNNASPLCEWVDDPHGLVNCWIELRVPNSDSFLLFTVNGYDDGFHLIESFAFTSLRSVVNLTLLPSGSIRQTGDRVFLSEILPQSDKEVSDENMRCETVKEGVVSEIVKEDLGNADEIVSDKEVSDENMRCETVKEGVVSEIVKEDLGNADEIVSDREVSDENMRSEIVKKDLVKHANEIDEKMVSETVKEELVSEIVKEDLVKDSDEIDENRRSENVREDVKHADEITQAQHLDNVTKDLVKETADAQTDIEESVKECAEKATEAYLDRIRRQYIADQHKKRDELAEVVRKLTLETQQRDWEKQQKEKKEQRKLKTAQEKSKKDEQKKKKK; translated from the exons ATGATTGTGCTCCTCACAACTTGGTCAACTGCTGGATACATTAGATATCAAGGAGATAGAAAATTCTTGTCTGAAATTCGGCCTCAGAG GGAAATTGTGAAAGAAGACACTGAATTTGAGAGGACTGCGTTAAGCTTCTATCTGCACGAGTGCAGTATGCTTGAACATATTACTAAGTTCGCTGTCAAAACCACACTGGACTTCTATAGTTCTTTCTCCAAGAACAATGCTAGTCCATTATGTGAATGGGTAGATGATCCTCACGGCTTGGTCAACTGCTGGATAGAGCTTCGTGTACCTAATAGTGACTCGTTCCTGCTGTTCACTGTCAACGGCTATGATGATGGCTTTCACTTAATTGAGTCATTTGCGTTTACGTCTCTGAGGTCTGTAGTCAATTTGACTCTACTTCCTTCTGGCAGCATTAGACAGACTGGCGATAGAGTATTCTTGTCTGAAATTCTGCCTCAGAG TGATAAAGAAGTCTCTGATGAGAACATGCGCTGTGAGACTGTGAAAGAAGGTGTGGTCAGCGAGATTGTGAAAGAGGATTTGGGGAACGCTGATGAGATTGTGAG TGATAAAGAAGTCTCTGATGAGAACATGCGCTGTGAGACTGTGAAAGAAGGTGTGGTCAGCGAGATTGTGAAAGAGGATTTGGGGAACGCTGATGAGATTGTGAG TGATAGAGAAGTCTCTGATGAGAACATGCGAAGTGAGATTGTTAAAAAAGATTTGGTGAAACACGCTAATGAGATTGATGAGAAGATGGTGAGTGAGACTGTGAAAGAAGAGTTGGTGAGTGAGATTGTGAAAGAGGATTTGGTGAAAGACTCTGATGAGATTGATGAGAACAGGCGCAGTGAGAATGTGAGAGAAGATGTGAAACACGCTGATGAGATCACGCAGGCACAACATCT TGACAATGTGACAAAAGACTTGGTAAAAGAAACTGCTGATGCACAGAC TGACATAGAAGAGTCGGTTAAAGAATGCGCTGAGAAGGCCACGGAGGCATATCT TGACAGGATTAGAAGACAGTATATTGCTGACCAGCACAAAAAGAGGGATGAATTGGCGGAAGTTGTGAGAAAACTCACCTTGGAAACGCAGCAGCGTGATTGGGAAAAGCAGCAGAAAGAGAAAAAAGAACAGAGGAAGTTGAAGACAGCGCAGGAGAAGTCCAAGAAAGACGAGCAGAAGAAAAAGAAGAAATGA
- the LOC106342046 gene encoding uncharacterized protein LOC106342046 isoform X5 — MIVLLTTWSTAGYIRYQGDRKFLSEIRPQREIVKEDTEFERTALSFYLHECSMLEHITKFAVKTTLDFYSSFSKNNASPLCEWVDDPHGLVNCWIELRVPNSDSFLLFTVNGYDDGFHLIESFAFTSLRSVVNLTLLPSGSIRQTGDRVFLSEILPQSDKEVSDENMRCETVKEGVVSEIVKEDLGNADEIVSDKEVSDENMRCETVKEGVVSEIVKEDLGNADEIVSDREVSDENMRSEIVKKDLVKHANEIDEKMVSETVKEELVSEIVKEDLVKDSDEIDENRRSENVREDVKHADEITQAQHLDNVTKDLVKETADAQTDIEESVKECAEKATEAYL, encoded by the exons ATGATTGTGCTCCTCACAACTTGGTCAACTGCTGGATACATTAGATATCAAGGAGATAGAAAATTCTTGTCTGAAATTCGGCCTCAGAG GGAAATTGTGAAAGAAGACACTGAATTTGAGAGGACTGCGTTAAGCTTCTATCTGCACGAGTGCAGTATGCTTGAACATATTACTAAGTTCGCTGTCAAAACCACACTGGACTTCTATAGTTCTTTCTCCAAGAACAATGCTAGTCCATTATGTGAATGGGTAGATGATCCTCACGGCTTGGTCAACTGCTGGATAGAGCTTCGTGTACCTAATAGTGACTCGTTCCTGCTGTTCACTGTCAACGGCTATGATGATGGCTTTCACTTAATTGAGTCATTTGCGTTTACGTCTCTGAGGTCTGTAGTCAATTTGACTCTACTTCCTTCTGGCAGCATTAGACAGACTGGCGATAGAGTATTCTTGTCTGAAATTCTGCCTCAGAG TGATAAAGAAGTCTCTGATGAGAACATGCGCTGTGAGACTGTGAAAGAAGGTGTGGTCAGCGAGATTGTGAAAGAGGATTTGGGGAACGCTGATGAGATTGTGAG TGATAAAGAAGTCTCTGATGAGAACATGCGCTGTGAGACTGTGAAAGAAGGTGTGGTCAGCGAGATTGTGAAAGAGGATTTGGGGAACGCTGATGAGATTGTGAG TGATAGAGAAGTCTCTGATGAGAACATGCGAAGTGAGATTGTTAAAAAAGATTTGGTGAAACACGCTAATGAGATTGATGAGAAGATGGTGAGTGAGACTGTGAAAGAAGAGTTGGTGAGTGAGATTGTGAAAGAGGATTTGGTGAAAGACTCTGATGAGATTGATGAGAACAGGCGCAGTGAGAATGTGAGAGAAGATGTGAAACACGCTGATGAGATCACGCAGGCACAACATCT TGACAATGTGACAAAAGACTTGGTAAAAGAAACTGCTGATGCACAGAC TGACATAGAAGAGTCGGTTAAAGAATGCGCTGAGAAGGCCACGGAGGCATATCTGTAA
- the LOC106342046 gene encoding probable inactive protein kinase DDB_G0270444 isoform X3, with protein MIVLLTTWSTAGYIRYQGDRKFLSEIRPQREIVKEDTEFERTALSFYLHECSMLEHITKFAVKTTLDFYSSFSKNNASPLCEWVDDPHGLVNCWIELRVPNSDSFLLFTVNGYDDGFHLIESFAFTSLRSVVNLTLLPSGSIRQTGDRVFLSEILPQSDKEVSDENMRCETVKEGVVSEIVKEDLGNADEIVSDREVSDENMRSEIVKKDLVKHANEIDEKMVSETVKEELVSEIVKEDLVKDSDEIDENRRSENVREDVKHADEITQAQHLDNVTKDLVKETADAQTDIEESVKECAEKATEAYLDRIRRQYIADQHKKRDELAEVVRKLTLETQQRDWEKQQKEKKEQRKLKTAQEKSKKDEQKKKKK; from the exons ATGATTGTGCTCCTCACAACTTGGTCAACTGCTGGATACATTAGATATCAAGGAGATAGAAAATTCTTGTCTGAAATTCGGCCTCAGAG GGAAATTGTGAAAGAAGACACTGAATTTGAGAGGACTGCGTTAAGCTTCTATCTGCACGAGTGCAGTATGCTTGAACATATTACTAAGTTCGCTGTCAAAACCACACTGGACTTCTATAGTTCTTTCTCCAAGAACAATGCTAGTCCATTATGTGAATGGGTAGATGATCCTCACGGCTTGGTCAACTGCTGGATAGAGCTTCGTGTACCTAATAGTGACTCGTTCCTGCTGTTCACTGTCAACGGCTATGATGATGGCTTTCACTTAATTGAGTCATTTGCGTTTACGTCTCTGAGGTCTGTAGTCAATTTGACTCTACTTCCTTCTGGCAGCATTAGACAGACTGGCGATAGAGTATTCTTGTCTGAAATTCTGCCTCAGAG TGATAAAGAAGTCTCTGATGAGAACATGCGCTGTGAGACTGTGAAAGAAGGTGTGGTCAGCGAGATTGTGAAAGAGGATTTGGGGAACGCTGATGAGATTGTGAG TGATAGAGAAGTCTCTGATGAGAACATGCGAAGTGAGATTGTTAAAAAAGATTTGGTGAAACACGCTAATGAGATTGATGAGAAGATGGTGAGTGAGACTGTGAAAGAAGAGTTGGTGAGTGAGATTGTGAAAGAGGATTTGGTGAAAGACTCTGATGAGATTGATGAGAACAGGCGCAGTGAGAATGTGAGAGAAGATGTGAAACACGCTGATGAGATCACGCAGGCACAACATCT TGACAATGTGACAAAAGACTTGGTAAAAGAAACTGCTGATGCACAGAC TGACATAGAAGAGTCGGTTAAAGAATGCGCTGAGAAGGCCACGGAGGCATATCT TGACAGGATTAGAAGACAGTATATTGCTGACCAGCACAAAAAGAGGGATGAATTGGCGGAAGTTGTGAGAAAACTCACCTTGGAAACGCAGCAGCGTGATTGGGAAAAGCAGCAGAAAGAGAAAAAAGAACAGAGGAAGTTGAAGACAGCGCAGGAGAAGTCCAAGAAAGACGAGCAGAAGAAAAAGAAGAAATGA
- the LOC106342046 gene encoding probable inactive protein kinase DDB_G0270444 isoform X4, translating into MIVLLTTWSTAGYIRYQGDRKFLSEIRPQREIVKEDTEFERTALSFYLHECSMLEHITKFAVKTTLDFYSSFSKNNASPLCEWVDDPHGLVNCWIELRVPNSDSFLLFTVNGYDDGFHLIESFAFTSLRSVVNLTLLPSGSIRQTGDRVFLSEILPQSDKEVSDENMRCETVKEGVVSEIVKEDLGNADEIVSDREVSDENMRSEIDEKMVSETVKEELVSEIVKEDLVKDSDEIDENRRSENVREDVKHADEITQAQHLDNVTKDLVKETADAQTDIEESVKECAEKATEAYLDRIRRQYIADQHKKRDELAEVVRKLTLETQQRDWEKQQKEKKEQRKLKTAQEKSKKDEQKKKKK; encoded by the exons ATGATTGTGCTCCTCACAACTTGGTCAACTGCTGGATACATTAGATATCAAGGAGATAGAAAATTCTTGTCTGAAATTCGGCCTCAGAG GGAAATTGTGAAAGAAGACACTGAATTTGAGAGGACTGCGTTAAGCTTCTATCTGCACGAGTGCAGTATGCTTGAACATATTACTAAGTTCGCTGTCAAAACCACACTGGACTTCTATAGTTCTTTCTCCAAGAACAATGCTAGTCCATTATGTGAATGGGTAGATGATCCTCACGGCTTGGTCAACTGCTGGATAGAGCTTCGTGTACCTAATAGTGACTCGTTCCTGCTGTTCACTGTCAACGGCTATGATGATGGCTTTCACTTAATTGAGTCATTTGCGTTTACGTCTCTGAGGTCTGTAGTCAATTTGACTCTACTTCCTTCTGGCAGCATTAGACAGACTGGCGATAGAGTATTCTTGTCTGAAATTCTGCCTCAGAG TGATAAAGAAGTCTCTGATGAGAACATGCGCTGTGAGACTGTGAAAGAAGGTGTGGTCAGCGAGATTGTGAAAGAGGATTTGGGGAACGCTGATGAGATTGTGAG TGATAGAGAAGTCTCTGATGAGAACATGCGAAGTGAG ATTGATGAGAAGATGGTGAGTGAGACTGTGAAAGAAGAGTTGGTGAGTGAGATTGTGAAAGAGGATTTGGTGAAAGACTCTGATGAGATTGATGAGAACAGGCGCAGTGAGAATGTGAGAGAAGATGTGAAACACGCTGATGAGATCACGCAGGCACAACATCT TGACAATGTGACAAAAGACTTGGTAAAAGAAACTGCTGATGCACAGAC TGACATAGAAGAGTCGGTTAAAGAATGCGCTGAGAAGGCCACGGAGGCATATCT TGACAGGATTAGAAGACAGTATATTGCTGACCAGCACAAAAAGAGGGATGAATTGGCGGAAGTTGTGAGAAAACTCACCTTGGAAACGCAGCAGCGTGATTGGGAAAAGCAGCAGAAAGAGAAAAAAGAACAGAGGAAGTTGAAGACAGCGCAGGAGAAGTCCAAGAAAGACGAGCAGAAGAAAAAGAAGAAATGA
- the LOC106342046 gene encoding probable inactive protein kinase DDB_G0270444 isoform X2, which produces MIVLLTTWSTAGYIRYQGDRKFLSEIRPQREIVKEDTEFERTALSFYLHECSMLEHITKFAVKTTLDFYSSFSKNNASPLCEWVDDPHGLVNCWIELRVPNSDSFLLFTVNGYDDGFHLIESFAFTSLRSVVNLTLLPSGSIRQTGDRVFLSEILPQSDKEVSDENMRCETVKEGVVSEIVKEDLGNADEIVSDKEVSDENMRCETVKEGVVSEIVKEDLGNADEIVSDREVSDENMRSEIDEKMVSETVKEELVSEIVKEDLVKDSDEIDENRRSENVREDVKHADEITQAQHLDNVTKDLVKETADAQTDIEESVKECAEKATEAYLDRIRRQYIADQHKKRDELAEVVRKLTLETQQRDWEKQQKEKKEQRKLKTAQEKSKKDEQKKKKK; this is translated from the exons ATGATTGTGCTCCTCACAACTTGGTCAACTGCTGGATACATTAGATATCAAGGAGATAGAAAATTCTTGTCTGAAATTCGGCCTCAGAG GGAAATTGTGAAAGAAGACACTGAATTTGAGAGGACTGCGTTAAGCTTCTATCTGCACGAGTGCAGTATGCTTGAACATATTACTAAGTTCGCTGTCAAAACCACACTGGACTTCTATAGTTCTTTCTCCAAGAACAATGCTAGTCCATTATGTGAATGGGTAGATGATCCTCACGGCTTGGTCAACTGCTGGATAGAGCTTCGTGTACCTAATAGTGACTCGTTCCTGCTGTTCACTGTCAACGGCTATGATGATGGCTTTCACTTAATTGAGTCATTTGCGTTTACGTCTCTGAGGTCTGTAGTCAATTTGACTCTACTTCCTTCTGGCAGCATTAGACAGACTGGCGATAGAGTATTCTTGTCTGAAATTCTGCCTCAGAG TGATAAAGAAGTCTCTGATGAGAACATGCGCTGTGAGACTGTGAAAGAAGGTGTGGTCAGCGAGATTGTGAAAGAGGATTTGGGGAACGCTGATGAGATTGTGAG TGATAAAGAAGTCTCTGATGAGAACATGCGCTGTGAGACTGTGAAAGAAGGTGTGGTCAGCGAGATTGTGAAAGAGGATTTGGGGAACGCTGATGAGATTGTGAG TGATAGAGAAGTCTCTGATGAGAACATGCGAAGTGAG ATTGATGAGAAGATGGTGAGTGAGACTGTGAAAGAAGAGTTGGTGAGTGAGATTGTGAAAGAGGATTTGGTGAAAGACTCTGATGAGATTGATGAGAACAGGCGCAGTGAGAATGTGAGAGAAGATGTGAAACACGCTGATGAGATCACGCAGGCACAACATCT TGACAATGTGACAAAAGACTTGGTAAAAGAAACTGCTGATGCACAGAC TGACATAGAAGAGTCGGTTAAAGAATGCGCTGAGAAGGCCACGGAGGCATATCT TGACAGGATTAGAAGACAGTATATTGCTGACCAGCACAAAAAGAGGGATGAATTGGCGGAAGTTGTGAGAAAACTCACCTTGGAAACGCAGCAGCGTGATTGGGAAAAGCAGCAGAAAGAGAAAAAAGAACAGAGGAAGTTGAAGACAGCGCAGGAGAAGTCCAAGAAAGACGAGCAGAAGAAAAAGAAGAAATGA